AAGGAATTTATAGAGCTACTTGGTTTAATAAGGGTTTCTGATAAAGAGGGAAATAGATTAGCCCTCTTTTATGGGATTGAGCTTGCTTGTAAAATCATTAAAGAAAGAAAAGATAATAAGATATTCTTTATTGGCAATGGCGGAAGTGCGGCCATTGCAAGCCATATGGCAATTGATTTCTGGAAAAATGGAGGAATAAAGGCATTTGCCTTTAATGATAGCTCCCTTTTAACCTGCATAAGTAATGACGTTGGTTATAAATATGTCTTTGAAAAACCCCTTTTAATGTTTGCCAACAAAAATGATATCCTCTTTGCCATT
This portion of the bacterium genome encodes:
- a CDS encoding SIS domain-containing protein, whose amino-acid sequence is KEFIELLGLIRVSDKEGNRLALFYGIELACKIIKERKDNKIFFIGNGGSAAIASHMAIDFWKNGGIKAFAFNDSSLLTCISNDVGYKYVFEKPLLMFANKNDILFAISSSGKSENIIRGVDAALNKGCSVITLSGFDENNPLSSMGNINFYVPKDRYGPVETIHQYLCHYILDIILYERE